In Pedobacter sp. W3I1, one DNA window encodes the following:
- the trpB gene encoding tryptophan synthase subunit beta: MKYKVNEKGYYGDFGGAYIPEMLYPNVEELRQNYLKIIDDADFQKEFHQLLKDYVGRPSPLYLAKRYSERFGANIFLKREDLNHTGAHKINNTIGQILLAEKLGKKRIIAETGAGQHGVATATVCALRNLECVIYMGEVDIERQAPNVARMKMLGAKVVPASSGSKTLKDATNEAMRDWINNPVDTHYIIGSVVGPHPYPDMVAIFQSIISEETKKQLLEQTGSDQPDYVLACVGGGSNAMGMFYHFMDDENVKLIAVEAAGKGVSSGFSAATTYLGKEGVLHGSRSILMQTPDGQVVEPHSVSAGLDYPGIGPQHAHLFKTGRGQYVSITDEESLDAGLLCTQLEGIIPAIESAHALAYLEKMEFKGGENVVVCLSGRGDKDLDTYIKYFNL; encoded by the coding sequence ATGAAATACAAAGTAAACGAAAAAGGATATTATGGAGATTTTGGTGGCGCGTACATCCCCGAAATGCTTTATCCAAACGTAGAGGAATTGCGTCAAAACTATTTAAAGATTATTGATGATGCCGATTTTCAAAAGGAATTTCATCAATTGTTAAAAGATTATGTTGGCCGCCCTTCGCCTTTATATCTGGCCAAAAGATATTCGGAAAGATTTGGTGCCAATATTTTTCTAAAAAGAGAAGATTTAAACCATACCGGTGCCCATAAGATCAATAATACCATCGGACAGATTTTATTGGCCGAAAAACTGGGCAAAAAAAGGATTATTGCTGAAACAGGTGCTGGTCAGCATGGTGTAGCTACTGCAACCGTATGTGCGCTGCGTAACCTGGAGTGTGTAATTTACATGGGCGAGGTAGATATCGAGCGCCAGGCACCAAATGTGGCACGCATGAAAATGCTGGGGGCAAAGGTGGTTCCGGCAAGCTCGGGAAGCAAAACCTTAAAAGATGCTACCAATGAGGCGATGCGCGATTGGATCAATAATCCGGTAGATACACATTATATTATTGGTTCGGTGGTTGGTCCACATCCTTACCCTGATATGGTAGCGATTTTTCAATCGATTATTTCTGAGGAAACCAAAAAACAACTTTTAGAACAAACCGGTAGCGATCAGCCTGATTATGTTTTGGCCTGTGTAGGTGGTGGAAGTAATGCCATGGGGATGTTCTACCATTTTATGGACGATGAGAATGTTAAACTGATTGCTGTTGAAGCAGCCGGAAAAGGTGTATCAAGCGGGTTTTCTGCCGCAACCACATATCTGGGTAAAGAAGGGGTTTTACATGGAAGCAGAAGTATCTTGATGCAAACGCCAGACGGACAGGTTGTTGAACCGCATTCAGTTTCAGCAGGGTTGGATTATCCGGGAATTGGCCCACAACATGCACATTTGTTTAAAACAGGTCGTGGCCAATATGTTTCCATTACTGATGAAGAAAGCTTAGATGCCGGTTTACTTTGTACACAACTGGAAGGAATTATTCCGGCCATCGAAAGTGCACATGCCTTGGCTTATTTAGAAAAAATGGAATTTAAAGGTGGCGAAAACGTAGTGGTTTGCCTGTCAGGCCGTGGCGACAAGGATCTGGATACTTATATTAAATAT
- a CDS encoding phosphoribosylanthranilate isomerase, translated as MLKLKVCGMHLAANIAAVAELQPDYLGFIFYEKSPRLISDVSAELIKYIPAEIKTVGVFVNEDLEKVKDKVNTLKLKAVQLHGDESPEYCAALKSSFPALEVIKAFGIDEDFDFSGLEAYLNVVDYFLFDTKTKTHGGSGKTFNWSVLDRYTYTKPYFLSGGIDLEHAPAIKDIHDDRLYALDINSRFEIEPGLKDAEKIKEFIKEMNK; from the coding sequence ATGTTAAAGTTAAAAGTTTGTGGAATGCACCTGGCAGCAAATATTGCTGCGGTAGCCGAGCTTCAGCCAGATTATCTGGGCTTTATCTTTTATGAAAAATCGCCCAGACTAATCAGCGATGTTTCTGCTGAATTGATCAAATACATTCCTGCTGAGATTAAAACCGTAGGGGTTTTTGTAAATGAAGATCTTGAAAAGGTAAAAGATAAAGTAAACACATTGAAGCTAAAAGCTGTTCAGTTACATGGCGATGAATCGCCTGAATATTGTGCAGCATTAAAATCAAGCTTTCCTGCTTTAGAAGTGATTAAAGCTTTCGGAATAGATGAAGATTTTGATTTTTCAGGTCTCGAAGCTTATTTAAATGTGGTAGATTATTTCCTGTTCGATACCAAAACTAAAACACATGGTGGATCGGGGAAAACATTCAATTGGTCTGTTTTAGACCGATATACTTATACCAAACCTTACTTTTTAAGTGGCGGAATTGATTTAGAACATGCCCCGGCCATAAAGGATATACATGATGACCGCTTATATGCCCTGGATATCAATAGCAGATTTGAAATTGAACCAGGTTTAAAAGATGCGGAGAAGATTAAAGAATTTATTAAAGAAATGAATAAATAG